One genomic segment of Podarcis raffonei isolate rPodRaf1 chromosome 7, rPodRaf1.pri, whole genome shotgun sequence includes these proteins:
- the MC4R gene encoding melanocortin receptor 4: MNFTQHYGVHEPLGLWNRSYGLRGGGGTNRSLGKAYSSEGCYEQLFVSPEVFVMLGFVSLLENVLVIVAIAKNKNLHSPMYFFICSLAVADMLVSVSNGSETIVITLLNNTDADAQGFTVSIDNIIDSVICSSLLASICSLLSIAVDRYFTIFYALQYHNIMTVKRVFIIITCIWAACTISGILFIIYSDSSAVIICLITMFFTMLVLMASLYIHMFLLARLHIKKIAILPGSGPIRQGANMKGAITLTILIGVFVVCWAPLFLHLLFYISCPHNPYCICFMSHFNLYLILIMCNSIIDPLIYAFRSQELRKTFKEIMCCCSLRELCDFSGKY, translated from the coding sequence ATGAACTTCACACAGCACTATGGAGTTCACGAACCTCTCGGCTTGTGGAATCGCAGCTACGGACTACGTGGCGGAGGAGGCACGAATCGATCCCTGGGGAAGGCTTACTCTTCAGAAGGCTGCTACGAGCAACTTTTCGTCTCGCCCGAAGTGTTCGTCATGCTTGGCTTTGTCAGCTTGCTGGAGAACGTGCTGGTGATTGTGGCCATCGCCAAGAACAAGAACTTGCATTCGCCGATGTATTTCTTCATCTGCAGCTTGGCGGTGGCCGACATGCTGGTGAGCGTCTCCAACGGGTCAGAGACCATCGTCATCACCCTGCTGAACAACACCGACGCGGACGCACAAGGCTTCACCGTCAGCATCGACAACATCATTGACTCGGTCATCTGCAGCTCTTTGCTGGCCTCTATCTGCAGCCTGCTCTCCATTGCTGTGGACAGGTATTTCACCATCTTCTACGCTCTCCAGTATCACAACATCATGACTGTGAAGCGTgtgttcatcatcatcacctgcaTCTGGGCTGCTTGCACCATCTCGGGCATTCTGTTCATCATTTACTCCGACAGCAGCGCTGTCATCATTTGCCTCATCACCATGTTCTTCACCATGCTGGTCCTCATGGCATCTCTCTACATCCACATGTTCCTGCTGGCCCGGCTGCACATTAAGAAGATTGCCATTCTCCCCGGCAGCGGCCCGATACGCCAGGGCGCCAATATGAAGGGGGCCATCACCCTGACCATCTTGATTGGCGTGTTTGTTGTGTGCTGGGCTCCGCTCTTCCTTCACTTGCTCTTCTACATCTCCTGCCCTCACAACCCTTACTGCATCTGCTTCATGTCCCACTTTAACCTGTACCTCATCCTGATCATGTGCAACTCCATTATCGACCCTCTTATCTACGCATTCCGGAGTCAAGAGCTGAGGAAAACCTTCAAGGAGATCATGTGCTGCTGCAGCTTGCGAGAGCTCTGCGATTTCTCTGGCAAATACTGA